CGGTTTGAGCGAGACTGCGCAGGAATCGGAGTCGGCAGAAAGGAGCGCCAAATGAAAATCACGCGAACCTATCTCGCCGTGCCTGCTCATCAGGACAAGCTGGTGACGTCTGCAGCACGCTCTGACGCCGACGCCGTCTTTCTGGACCTCGAAGATGCCGTGCCGGAGGCGATGAAAGCCACCGCACTCGGCGCGGCCGTACGGGCCATCAACGGACTGGACTGGGGCAGCAAGGTTGTCGTGGTGCGTGTGAACGGTGCGGGCGTTCGACAGCGACAGGAAATCGACACCCTCGTGAGGTTTGCGTCCCGGCTCAATGGCGTGCTGCTTCCGAAGGTCGAATCTATCGAGGAAATTCACGCCGTCCAGCAGCAGGTCGACGGTACCGACGTCGCCATCGAGGCGATGATCGAGACGGCCAAAGGCCTGGTGTGCTGCGAGCGAATCGCGGCTGCAGGGGGTAGCCTGGAAGCGCTGCATTTTGGCGTCGGCGATTTCGGTGCTTCCATTGGTGCCAAGGGTGTGGAAATCGGGCTGTCCCATCCGCAGTACACCATGAGGTCACGCGCTGGAGCCGGCTATGCGGATACCGCCCTCGACATGTGGGCCTATCCGATGATGCGCATCCTCGTCGCGGCTCGCGCGTTCGGGCTGCGAGCCATCGACGGTCCCTGCGGTGCGTTCCGCGACGCGGCGCTCAGTGAATCCAGTGCGCTGAAGGCCGCCGCCATGGGTTATGACGGCAAGCAAGTCATCCATCCTTTGCAGATGGCCTTTACCAATCGCGCCTTCACGCCCACGGACGCAGAGTACATAGCCGCCCAGCGAGTCGTTGCCGCGCTAGCGGAAGCGGAGCGCGAAGGGCGGGGCGCTGTCCAGCTCGACGGGAAGCTGGTGGACTACGCAAATATCCGGATGGCGAAGAAGGTCGTGGAAGTTCGCGACCGCGCCGTCGCCTGAGCATCTTGGATTCCTGCTTTTAGCCGGTCACGTTAGAGGCCCGGCAATACCCTTGGAGACACACAATGAATCATCCCATCCGCATGGCGCTTGCCTGCGTTCTCTTCGGTGCTTCGCTTGCGCACGGCGCCACGACCGACAACTATCCCTCGAAGCCCGTGACCATCGTGGTACCGCAGGCACCCGGTGGTACGAACGACATTGTCGGCCGGATTATCGGCGCAGCACTTTCCCAGTCCACAGGTCAGCAATTCATCGTCGATAACAGACCGGGTGCCGGGGGCAACATCGGCAGCCAGTATGCCGCCCGCAGCAATCCGGACGGCTACACGGTACTGTTGACCATCAGTAGTACTCAGGCGATCAATCCCGCGCTCTACAAGAAAATTCCGTTCGATCCGGTGAAGGACTTTGAGCCCGTCGCGCTCGTGGCCAGTGTGCCGAACGTACTGGTGGCCAATCCGGCATTCCCCGCCAATAACATGAAGGAACTCATCGCCCTGGCGAAAAGTAAGCCGAACGAGTACCGGTTCGGTTCTGCCGGCAATGGTTCGCTGAATCACCTGCTGGGTGAAATGCTGAACAACATGGCAGGCATCTCACTTGAGCATGTGCCGTACAAGGGCGTAGGACCAGCGCTGAACGACCTGCTCGGCAACCAGATTCCGCTGGCCTTTGCCAGCCTGCCTTCGGTACTGTCCCATGTCAAGGCCGGCAAGTTGAAGGCGCTTGGCGTGAGTTCGGCCAAACGTTCCAGCGCAGCGCCAGACATCCCAGCCATCGCCGAGACGATTCCTAACTACAACGGCGACCTCTGGGTAGCGCTCTACGCGGTTCACGGCACGCCCAAAGACGTTCTGGCGAAACTGACGAATGCGGTGGACAAGGTCCTTAATGATAAGGCCGTGCAGGAGAAGTTGAAGGCCCAAGGTGCAGATCTGCCGCGCGCCACGCCTCAGCAACTCTCCGGCATGCTGAAGACGGACATGGATAAGTGGGCCAAGATTGTCAAGACATCCGGTGCGACAGTCGACTGATATGCCGATTCACTCGGGAAAGTAGGGCATCGCTCGACCCTTTCCCTTTGGGAAAGGGTGCTCAGCAAAATCGCAATTCACCGATCCTGGCCGTCACGTCATCATGCAAAAGTAGCGATGCGGGCGGCGATGCCGCCCGTTTCTCATTCATCCAAGCAGGCGAGCCGAGCGCGTTCGCCGGGACATTCACTTCAGGCCGTACGCCGGCACCATTCCCATGAAGATCGTATTTCTGGACCGTTCCACCATCTCCCCGCAAACGACGCTCAAGACCCTGCCGTTTCCGCATGAGCTTTTCCTTCACAACGAAACGGCTGACTCAGAAGTCGCGGGTCGTATCGCTGACGCCGATGTGGTGATCACCAACAAGGTCAAACTCACCAGCCAGCAACTGGATCAGGCGAGCCGGCTCAAGCTCGTAGCCGTTGCGGCGACCGGTACTGACATCGTCGATCTGAAAGCCTGCTCGGCACGAGGAATCATCGTCTCAAATATTCGTAACTACGCGGTCCACACGGTACCGGAACACACGTTCGCACTGATATTTGCGCTGCGACGGAGCTTGGCGGGTTACCACGACGCCGTCCGCAAGGGGCGATGGCAAGAGGCCGGGACGTTCTGTTTCTTCGACTATCCCATCAAAGACCTGTATGGCTCGGTTCTGGGCATCATCGGCGATGGCGTGCTGGGGCAGTCGGTGGCGGCCATGGGCAGGGCACTGGGCATGCAGCCGCTCTTCGCCACCTACAAGGGTCGCACTGACATGGGCCCTCTCTACACACCGTTCGATGACGTCATGCGCCGCAGCGACATCATCACGCTGCACTGCCCGCTGACGCCTCAGACGCGCAACCTCATTGATGCGGCGGAGTTCGATCGGATGGAAAAGCGTCCTCTGCTCATCAACACGGCACGGGGCGGTTTGGTGAACGAATCCGCGCT
This genomic window from Cupriavidus sp. P-10 contains:
- a CDS encoding Bug family tripartite tricarboxylate transporter substrate binding protein, with the protein product MNHPIRMALACVLFGASLAHGATTDNYPSKPVTIVVPQAPGGTNDIVGRIIGAALSQSTGQQFIVDNRPGAGGNIGSQYAARSNPDGYTVLLTISSTQAINPALYKKIPFDPVKDFEPVALVASVPNVLVANPAFPANNMKELIALAKSKPNEYRFGSAGNGSLNHLLGEMLNNMAGISLEHVPYKGVGPALNDLLGNQIPLAFASLPSVLSHVKAGKLKALGVSSAKRSSAAPDIPAIAETIPNYNGDLWVALYAVHGTPKDVLAKLTNAVDKVLNDKAVQEKLKAQGADLPRATPQQLSGMLKTDMDKWAKIVKTSGATVD
- a CDS encoding HpcH/HpaI aldolase/citrate lyase family protein, with translation MKITRTYLAVPAHQDKLVTSAARSDADAVFLDLEDAVPEAMKATALGAAVRAINGLDWGSKVVVVRVNGAGVRQRQEIDTLVRFASRLNGVLLPKVESIEEIHAVQQQVDGTDVAIEAMIETAKGLVCCERIAAAGGSLEALHFGVGDFGASIGAKGVEIGLSHPQYTMRSRAGAGYADTALDMWAYPMMRILVAARAFGLRAIDGPCGAFRDAALSESSALKAAAMGYDGKQVIHPLQMAFTNRAFTPTDAEYIAAQRVVAALAEAEREGRGAVQLDGKLVDYANIRMAKKVVEVRDRAVA
- a CDS encoding D-2-hydroxyacid dehydrogenase; translation: MKIVFLDRSTISPQTTLKTLPFPHELFLHNETADSEVAGRIADADVVITNKVKLTSQQLDQASRLKLVAVAATGTDIVDLKACSARGIIVSNIRNYAVHTVPEHTFALIFALRRSLAGYHDAVRKGRWQEAGTFCFFDYPIKDLYGSVLGIIGDGVLGQSVAAMGRALGMQPLFATYKGRTDMGPLYTPFDDVMRRSDIITLHCPLTPQTRNLIDAAEFDRMEKRPLLINTARGGLVNESALVNAVHAGKVSGAGFDVASQEPPGEDHPFHQLRNTPNFILTPHVAWASEEAMQGLADQLFDNIAAFVQGTPRNVVA